One window from the genome of Oryza glaberrima chromosome 3, OglaRS2, whole genome shotgun sequence encodes:
- the LOC127768734 gene encoding jasmonate-induced oxygenase 1-like isoform X2, which produces MSSCFNGGAGWPEPVVRVQAVSDSCGATIPERYVKAPSERPSSLGGGGGLNNIPVVDMSMPDGEETARAVAAACREWGFFQAVNHGVRPELLRRARAAWRGFFARPAEAREAYANSPATYEGYGSRLGTAKGGPLDWGDYYFLHLLPAALKSHDKWPTSSVPAGGGGLREATEEYAEEVVRLCRRVMRLLSRGLGLDDGRLQAAFGGVGGEGACLRVNFYPRCPQPELTLGVASHSDPGGMTMLLVDDHVRGLQVKNAGHWITVDPVLDAFIVNIGDQIQLMQESICIFVASRERQSTISAERSIINYWLNLSICA; this is translated from the exons ATGAGCAGCTGCTtcaacggcggcgccggctggccGGAGCCGGTGGTGCGCGTGCAGGCCGTGTCGGACTCGTGCGGCGCGACGATCCCCGAGCGGTACGTCAAGGCGCCGTCCGAGCGGCCGTCGtcgctgggcggcggcggcggcctgaaCAATATCCCGGTGGTGGACATGTCAATGCCGGACGGGGAGGAGACCGcccgcgccgtggcggcggcttGCCGGGAGTGGGGTTTCTTCCAGGCGGTGAACCACGGCGTGCGCCCCGAGCTGCTGCGccgggcgcgcgcggcgtggcgcgggTTCTTCGCGCGGCCCGCGGAGGCCCGCGAGGCGTACGCCAACTCGCCGGCGACGTACGAGGGGTACGGCAGCCGCCTCGGCACGGCCAAGGGCGGGCCCCTCGACTGGGGCGACTATtacttcctccacctcctcccggCGGCGCTCAAGAGCCACGACAAGTGGCCGACGTCGTCCGTccccgcgggcggcggcggcctgcgggAGGCGACGGAGGAGtacgcggaggaggtggtgcggCTGTGCAGGAGGGTGATGAGGCTGCTGTCGAGGGGGCTCGGGCTGGACGACGGGAGGCTGCAGGCGGCGTtcggcggggtcggcggcgagggcgcatGCTTGAGGGTCAACTTCTACCCGCGCTGCCCGCAGCCGGAGCTAACGCTCGGCGTCGCGTCCCACTCCGACCCCGGCGGCATGACCatgctgctcgtcgacgaccacGTCAGGGGCCTCCAGGTGAAGAACGCCGGCCACTGGATCACCGTCGACCCCGTCCTCGACGCCTTCATCGTCAACATCGGCGACCAGATACAg TTAATGCAAGAATCTATATGTATTTTCGTGGCCAGCAGAGAGAGACAAAGCACAATCAGCGCAGAACGGTCTATTATTAATTATTGGCTCAATTTAAGCATATGTGCATAG
- the LOC127768734 gene encoding jasmonate-induced oxygenase 2-like isoform X1 translates to MSSCFNGGAGWPEPVVRVQAVSDSCGATIPERYVKAPSERPSSLGGGGGLNNIPVVDMSMPDGEETARAVAAACREWGFFQAVNHGVRPELLRRARAAWRGFFARPAEAREAYANSPATYEGYGSRLGTAKGGPLDWGDYYFLHLLPAALKSHDKWPTSSVPAGGGGLREATEEYAEEVVRLCRRVMRLLSRGLGLDDGRLQAAFGGVGGEGACLRVNFYPRCPQPELTLGVASHSDPGGMTMLLVDDHVRGLQVKNAGHWITVDPVLDAFIVNIGDQIQVLSNAVYKSVEHRVTVSAAEERLSLAFFYNPRSDLPLAPMPELVAPPARPALYPPMTFDEYREHIRRRGLSGKAQLQSQQMATAICGAPPAATASSSSSSSASSLAR, encoded by the exons ATGAGCAGCTGCTtcaacggcggcgccggctggccGGAGCCGGTGGTGCGCGTGCAGGCCGTGTCGGACTCGTGCGGCGCGACGATCCCCGAGCGGTACGTCAAGGCGCCGTCCGAGCGGCCGTCGtcgctgggcggcggcggcggcctgaaCAATATCCCGGTGGTGGACATGTCAATGCCGGACGGGGAGGAGACCGcccgcgccgtggcggcggcttGCCGGGAGTGGGGTTTCTTCCAGGCGGTGAACCACGGCGTGCGCCCCGAGCTGCTGCGccgggcgcgcgcggcgtggcgcgggTTCTTCGCGCGGCCCGCGGAGGCCCGCGAGGCGTACGCCAACTCGCCGGCGACGTACGAGGGGTACGGCAGCCGCCTCGGCACGGCCAAGGGCGGGCCCCTCGACTGGGGCGACTATtacttcctccacctcctcccggCGGCGCTCAAGAGCCACGACAAGTGGCCGACGTCGTCCGTccccgcgggcggcggcggcctgcgggAGGCGACGGAGGAGtacgcggaggaggtggtgcggCTGTGCAGGAGGGTGATGAGGCTGCTGTCGAGGGGGCTCGGGCTGGACGACGGGAGGCTGCAGGCGGCGTtcggcggggtcggcggcgagggcgcatGCTTGAGGGTCAACTTCTACCCGCGCTGCCCGCAGCCGGAGCTAACGCTCGGCGTCGCGTCCCACTCCGACCCCGGCGGCATGACCatgctgctcgtcgacgaccacGTCAGGGGCCTCCAGGTGAAGAACGCCGGCCACTGGATCACCGTCGACCCCGTCCTCGACGCCTTCATCGTCAACATCGGCGACCAGATACAg GTGCTGAGCAACGCGGTGTACAAGAGCGTGGAGCACCGGGTGACGGtgagcgcggcggaggagcggctgTCTCTGGCCTTCTTCTACAACCCGCGGAGCGACCTGCCGCTGGCGCCCATGCCGGagctggtggcgccgccggcccgcccGGCGCTCTACCCGCCGATGACCTTCGACGAGTACCGCGAGCACATCCGGCGGCGCGGCCTCAGCGGCAAGGCGCAGCTCCAGTCTCAGCAGATGGCAACCGCCATCTGCGGCGCCCCTCCCGCCGCTACtgcgtcttcttcttcttcctcctcagcGAGCAGTCTAgctcgctag